One window of Candidatus Portiera aleyrodidarum genomic DNA carries:
- the rsmH gene encoding 16S rRNA (cytosine(1402)-N(4))-methyltransferase RsmH, which produces MKNIHKSLFINKAIDLLITSKDGIYIDCTFGLGGHSKNILHRLSNKGKLIAIDNDLNTMVFAKKLGIFFDKRFKLINTNFCYLERIAKKCCKKVSGIILDLGISKNQIKDYKRGFSFYINGPLDMRINNKLGITAFDFLNNYKTKEIFKIFKIYGEEKKSYIITKKICKRRIKYPFKMTLELSNLIKIIKFKKHKHPATKVFQSIRIYINNELQNIEVLINSSLKILNINTKLIIITFNSLESHLVKKVIKNNMKKNNLFNYQVYPNTEEIIYNNSSRSATMYIIKKLKQSTNYPWIK; this is translated from the coding sequence ATGAAAAATATTCATAAAAGTTTATTTATAAATAAAGCAATTGATTTATTAATAACTAGTAAAGATGGTATATATATAGATTGTACTTTTGGGTTGGGTGGACATAGTAAAAACATTTTACATAGATTATCTAACAAAGGTAAATTAATAGCAATAGATAATGATTTAAATACCATGGTTTTTGCAAAAAAACTAGGAATATTTTTTGATAAAAGGTTTAAGTTAATTAATACTAATTTTTGTTATTTAGAACGTATTGCTAAAAAATGTTGTAAAAAAGTATCAGGTATAATCTTAGATTTAGGAATTTCTAAAAATCAAATAAAAGATTATAAAAGAGGTTTTAGTTTTTATATAAATGGTCCTTTAGATATGAGAATAAATAATAAATTAGGTATAACAGCTTTTGATTTTTTGAATAATTATAAAACAAAAGAAATATTTAAAATCTTTAAAATATATGGAGAAGAGAAAAAATCATATATAATTACAAAAAAAATATGTAAACGTAGAATTAAATATCCTTTTAAAATGACTTTAGAATTATCAAATTTGATAAAAATAATAAAATTTAAAAAACATAAACATCCAGCAACCAAAGTTTTTCAATCTATACGTATTTATATCAATAATGAATTACAAAATATAGAAGTATTAATTAATTCATCTTTAAAAATTTTAAATATAAATACAAAGTTAATAATTATTACCTTTAATTCTTTAGAATCACACTTAGTAAAAAAAGTAATAAAAAACAATATGAAGAAAAATAATTTATTTAACTATCAAGTATATCCTAATACAGAAGAAATTATTTATAATAATAGTTCACGTAGTGCTACTATGTATATTATAAAAAAACTAAAACAATCAACTAATTATCCTTGGATTAAATAA
- a CDS encoding phytoene desaturase family protein: MKNIIVIIGSGLGGIAAALRAKKKGFDVIIIERNKNIGGKAQIYKDKTFFFDTGPTIITAPYLFEELFNIFGKKLPQYINFIELNHWYNFYFFDKTTFNYCNNVKKTKHNIKFFSKTDLESYNKLLLITKRFFEFCFKRFSKKTFNTIYHLIKCIPTFIKLKCYHSYFYLINHFIKNNKLKQIFSIYPLLIGGNPYKVSCLYSLILYLERKWGIHFPQGGIGYLINKLEMLMREEGIKIYTGVSVKKIITHKNKAISIILNNNYYINTNFIISNIEPRYLYKNLIKMKNNLFIKKKLSKFEYSIGLFILYFGTNCFYSNISHHTIFFNKTYNKSIKNMFYTNCFNKKNICIYVHHPTITDHFCKHSTFYALIPVPNLKLYNNWSMYESEKLVQSIISILDSTLLPKLKKNIITCFYITPNFFKERYFSTYGSGFSLSPNFNQIAWFRFHNKSETINNLYLVGAGTHPGAGIPGVLLSAKIIDNLII, encoded by the coding sequence ATGAAAAATATAATAGTAATTATTGGATCGGGTTTGGGTGGTATAGCAGCTGCTTTAAGAGCTAAAAAAAAAGGATTTGATGTAATAATCATAGAACGTAATAAAAATATTGGTGGTAAGGCACAAATATATAAAGATAAAACTTTCTTCTTTGATACTGGTCCTACAATTATTACCGCACCTTATTTATTTGAAGAATTATTTAATATTTTTGGTAAAAAACTTCCTCAATATATAAATTTTATAGAATTAAACCATTGGTATAATTTTTATTTTTTTGATAAAACTACATTTAATTATTGTAACAATGTAAAAAAAACTAAACATAATATCAAGTTTTTTTCAAAAACCGATCTCGAAAGTTATAATAAATTATTATTAATTACAAAAAGATTTTTTGAATTTTGTTTTAAAAGGTTTTCAAAAAAAACCTTTAATACTATTTATCACTTGATAAAATGTATACCTACTTTTATTAAATTAAAATGTTATCACTCATATTTTTATTTAATTAATCATTTTATAAAAAATAATAAATTAAAACAAATTTTTTCTATTTATCCTTTATTAATAGGAGGTAATCCTTATAAAGTTTCTTGTTTATATTCCTTAATATTATATTTAGAACGTAAATGGGGTATACATTTTCCTCAAGGAGGTATAGGATATTTAATAAATAAATTAGAAATGTTAATGCGCGAAGAAGGTATTAAAATATACACAGGTGTAAGTGTTAAAAAAATTATTACACATAAAAACAAAGCAATATCAATTATATTAAATAATAATTATTATATTAATACTAATTTTATTATATCAAATATAGAACCTAGATATTTATATAAAAATCTTATTAAGATGAAAAATAATTTATTTATAAAAAAAAAATTATCCAAATTCGAATATTCTATTGGATTATTTATATTGTATTTTGGTACTAATTGTTTTTATTCAAATATTTCTCATCATACAATATTTTTTAATAAAACTTATAATAAATCCATCAAAAATATGTTTTATACTAATTGTTTTAATAAAAAAAATATTTGTATTTATGTACATCACCCAACTATAACTGATCATTTTTGTAAACATTCTACTTTTTATGCATTAATCCCAGTACCTAATTTAAAACTTTATAACAATTGGTCAATGTATGAAAGTGAAAAGTTGGTTCAATCTATAATATCAATATTAGATTCTACATTATTACCCAAATTAAAAAAAAATATAATAACATGTTTTTATATTACACCAAATTTTTTTAAAGAAAGATATTTTAGTACATATGGTAGTGGTTTTTCCCTTTCTCCTAATTTCAATCAAATAGCATGGTTTAGATTTCATAATAAATCCGAAACCATAAACAATCTTTATTTAGTAGGAGCAGGTACACACCCTGGCGCAGGAATACCAGGGGTGTTGTTAAGTGCTAAAATAATAGATAACTTAATTATATGA
- the gatA gene encoding Asp-tRNA(Asn)/Glu-tRNA(Gln) amidotransferase subunit GatA, which produces MTIIDIIKGLKNKHFSCYELINFLLNKIKKNNTKLNCFITIEYKNALKEAKQCDFLRKFNQNTCLHGIPIAYKDIFCTKGIKTTCGSKMLKNFIPTYNSNIIEKLKHSGLINLGKTNMDEFAMGSFNENSFFGIVNNPWNLNLVSGGSSGGSASAISAGLIPASLGTDTGGSIRLPSSFCGITGLKTSYGFLSRYGIISYSSSLDQAGPMAHTVKDCAILLNLISGYDPLDSTNINIKHDNYLKYINHSLKGKKIGLPIEYFKNINSQVSYIIQEAINVYTNLGISFFDISLPYIESAMSAYYIIASAEAASNLAKYDGINYGYYKINPKSLEDLYITTRTKGFGKEVKNRILIGTYLLNNSKYFIKAKKIRKIIYNNFINSFKKVDCIMIPTTKFIANQINTKKNHFLNIQQDIYTISVNLAGLPAINIPIGFINKCPIGLQLITPHFTEKFLLNIAHCYQKNTNWHLNYPNLL; this is translated from the coding sequence ATGACAATAATTGATATTATAAAAGGATTAAAAAATAAACATTTTTCTTGTTATGAATTAATAAACTTTTTATTAAATAAAATAAAAAAAAACAATACAAAATTAAATTGTTTTATAACTATTGAATATAAAAACGCTTTAAAAGAAGCAAAACAATGTGATTTTTTACGTAAATTTAATCAAAATACTTGCTTACATGGAATCCCTATAGCTTATAAAGATATATTTTGTACCAAAGGTATTAAAACAACTTGTGGATCTAAAATGTTAAAAAATTTTATTCCAACGTATAATTCTAATATTATTGAAAAACTAAAACATTCAGGTCTTATAAATTTAGGTAAAACTAATATGGATGAATTTGCAATGGGTTCTTTTAATGAAAATAGTTTTTTTGGAATAGTAAACAACCCTTGGAATTTAAACTTAGTATCAGGTGGATCTTCGGGAGGATCAGCTTCTGCTATATCTGCTGGATTAATACCAGCTTCTTTAGGTACAGATACAGGAGGATCTATAAGATTACCTTCTTCTTTTTGTGGTATTACTGGTTTAAAAACTAGTTATGGTTTTCTTTCAAGATATGGTATTATCTCATATTCATCTAGTTTAGATCAAGCTGGTCCAATGGCTCATACCGTAAAAGATTGTGCAATATTATTAAATCTAATTTCGGGTTATGATCCATTAGATTCTACAAACATAAACATAAAACATGATAATTATTTAAAATATATAAATCATTCTCTAAAAGGAAAAAAAATAGGATTACCAATAGAATACTTTAAAAATATAAATTCACAAGTTTCGTATATAATACAAGAAGCAATAAACGTTTATACAAACTTAGGTATAAGTTTTTTTGATATTAGTTTACCTTATATTGAATCAGCAATGTCCGCTTATTATATTATAGCCTCAGCTGAGGCAGCTTCTAATTTAGCAAAATATGATGGTATAAATTATGGTTACTATAAAATTAATCCTAAATCTTTAGAAGATTTATATATAACTACTCGTACTAAGGGATTTGGTAAAGAAGTAAAAAATCGTATTTTAATAGGAACATATTTATTAAATAATTCTAAGTATTTTATAAAAGCAAAAAAAATTAGAAAAATAATTTATAATAATTTTATCAACAGTTTTAAAAAAGTGGATTGCATCATGATACCTACAACAAAGTTTATCGCTAATCAAATTAATACAAAAAAAAATCATTTTTTAAATATACAACAAGATATTTATACAATCTCAGTTAATTTAGCCGGATTACCTGCTATAAATATCCCCATAGGCTTTATTAATAAATGTCCTATTGGTTTACAACTAATAACACCGCATTTTACTGAAAAATTCTTATTAAATATCGCTCATTGTTACCAAAAAAATACAAATTGGCATTTAAATTATCCTAATCTTTTATAA
- the rpsI gene encoding 30S ribosomal protein S9 → MYYYGTGRRKTAVARVFIKLGNGKILINNNTLNKYVNNIIMIQPLELTNNINKFNIKITVKGGGYKAQAEAIRHGLSRALLAYNNNLRYKLRMNGYLMRDSREVERKKIGLKKARRSPQFSKR, encoded by the coding sequence ATGTATTATTATGGTACAGGACGTAGAAAAACAGCTGTGGCAAGAGTATTTATAAAATTAGGTAATGGTAAGATTCTAATAAACAACAATACATTAAACAAATATGTGAATAATATAATCATGATTCAACCATTAGAATTAACAAATAATATAAATAAATTTAATATAAAAATTACTGTAAAGGGTGGAGGTTATAAAGCACAAGCTGAAGCAATAAGACATGGACTTTCTCGTGCTTTATTAGCTTATAATAATAATTTACGTTATAAATTAAGAATGAATGGTTATTTAATGAGAGATTCAAGAGAAGTTGAAAGAAAAAAAATTGGTTTGAAAAAAGCAAGACGATCACCACAATTTTCAAAACGTTAA
- a CDS encoding methylenetetrahydrofolate reductase, protein MNNNELEISVEVFPPNENDKIKELISLIKMLYKKINITFCSITFGAGGSNKKNTLDVIKMIKQNNIECVPHLSCISNNKPEIIKLINIYKKVGIKKILALRGDINKTYKKNHFINSLDLIKLINKNFYKNFEIIVSAYPEMHPNTINFEKEVFFIIKKFCLGAHKAITQYFYDPDAYFYFLEKVSKYGVDQPIIPGIMPIINLQKLINFSNKCGANIPKWIYKQLEACKNKNEIEIIGKEIVIKLCEILIKGGAPGLHFYTLNKIEPTLNILNELIT, encoded by the coding sequence ATGAATAATAATGAATTAGAAATTAGTGTCGAAGTTTTTCCACCTAACGAAAATGATAAAATCAAAGAATTAATAAGTTTAATAAAAATGTTATATAAAAAAATAAATATAACGTTTTGTTCAATTACTTTTGGAGCGGGAGGATCAAATAAAAAAAATACTTTAGATGTTATAAAAATGATAAAACAAAACAATATAGAATGTGTACCACATTTATCTTGTATATCCAATAATAAACCTGAAATAATAAAACTTATAAATATTTATAAGAAAGTAGGCATAAAAAAAATTTTAGCACTTAGAGGCGATATTAATAAAACTTATAAAAAAAATCATTTTATTAATTCACTAGATCTTATAAAATTAATAAATAAAAATTTTTATAAAAATTTTGAAATAATAGTATCAGCCTATCCAGAAATGCATCCTAATACTATAAATTTTGAAAAAGAAGTTTTTTTTATTATTAAAAAATTTTGTTTGGGAGCCCACAAGGCCATTACACAATATTTTTATGATCCAGATGCATATTTTTATTTTTTAGAGAAAGTTAGTAAATATGGTGTTGACCAGCCTATAATTCCAGGTATTATGCCTATAATAAATTTACAAAAATTAATCAATTTTTCAAACAAATGTGGTGCTAATATTCCGAAATGGATATATAAACAATTAGAAGCTTGTAAAAATAAAAATGAAATCGAAATTATTGGTAAAGAAATTGTTATAAAATTATGTGAAATTTTGATTAAAGGTGGAGCTCCTGGTTTACATTTTTATACATTAAATAAAATAGAACCTACTTTAAATATTTTAAATGAATTAATAACATAA
- a CDS encoding type II 3-dehydroquinate dehydratase, whose protein sequence is MKIFLINGPNLNFLGKRQTNIYGFNTLNDIETLLIKKARKLQVKLECYHSNHEGYIIDIIQRAYNKCNSIIINAGGYSHTSISILDALNIFKGTIVEVHISNIYNREKFRHQSYISIRANAVISGMGVYGYIEALNYLIQG, encoded by the coding sequence ATGAAAATATTTTTAATCAATGGACCTAATTTAAATTTTTTAGGAAAAAGACAAACCAATATATATGGTTTTAATACTTTAAATGATATAGAAACATTATTAATAAAGAAAGCAAGAAAATTACAAGTTAAATTAGAATGTTATCATTCTAATCATGAAGGATATATAATAGATATTATTCAACGTGCTTATAATAAATGCAATTCTATTATTATAAATGCTGGAGGTTATAGTCATACATCAATTTCTATATTAGATGCATTAAATATTTTTAAAGGAACAATAGTAGAGGTACATATTTCTAATATATATAATCGTGAAAAGTTTCGTCATCAATCTTATATTTCTATAAGAGCTAATGCAGTAATATCAGGAATGGGGGTATATGGATATATTGAAGCATTAAATTATTTAATCCAAGGATAA
- the hisG gene encoding ATP phosphoribosyltransferase: MIVPLVIALSKGRILLKSLSLLKKAGIIPIDSIENTRKLLFNTKKKYLNLIFLRAIDVPTYVKLGAADMGIVGKDVLLENGSKGLYEPIDLKISKCRLMTAGLIGFHVKNKNRKVATKFVNIAKKYYASKGIKADIIKLYGAMELAPLMNLADEIIDIVDTGTTLKENGMEPKTLITHISTRLIVNKTSMIIKYKYINPLIELLISII, encoded by the coding sequence ATGATAGTGCCTTTAGTAATTGCTTTATCAAAAGGACGTATACTTTTAAAAAGTTTATCGTTATTAAAAAAAGCTGGTATAATACCTATTGATTCTATAGAAAATACTAGAAAATTATTATTTAATACTAAAAAAAAATATTTAAATTTAATTTTTTTAAGAGCTATAGATGTACCTACTTATGTTAAATTAGGTGCAGCCGATATGGGAATTGTAGGTAAAGATGTTTTGTTAGAAAATGGATCTAAAGGATTATATGAACCGATAGATTTGAAAATTTCTAAATGTAGATTAATGACAGCAGGCTTAATTGGATTTCATGTAAAAAACAAAAACCGTAAAGTAGCAACGAAATTTGTAAATATAGCAAAAAAATATTATGCAAGTAAAGGTATTAAAGCAGATATAATAAAATTATATGGCGCGATGGAATTAGCCCCACTTATGAATTTAGCCGATGAAATAATAGATATAGTTGATACAGGGACTACATTAAAAGAAAATGGAATGGAACCAAAAACATTAATAACACATATTAGTACCAGATTAATTGTAAATAAAACATCAATGATTATAAAATATAAATATATAAATCCATTAATAGAATTATTAATTTCTATAATATAA
- a CDS encoding sugar porter family MFS transporter, translated as MLKLFTPNINPIVPLVWISCSIVALVGILFGMDIGVISGVLPFITKEFHLSTNMAGWIVGSMMGGASIGALANGIISKHVGRKKSLLLSSILFLIGAVIAIFSKYTIILIMARIILGLAVGSASFTAPLFLAELTPKSIRGMTISLYQLMVNIGILIAFLSNLIFSYFQSWRSMFGILIVPSISLFCGILIIPDSPRWLASTNKTNEAIKILKKLRYSNLEVNTEIKEIVNSIKYKNNFFGWHLFKQNINFRRSVMLGIILQLIQQFTGMNVMMYFSPKIFEVSGIIETNNQFLSTCIIGLLNVLATIIAMISVDKLGRKPMLYIGFTIMAIGMSILSIGTLQFIQWLSIISLLIFVAGFAMAAGPIIWIICAEIQPLYGRDFGISCSTIANWLANMLFGTFFLTILSNLGGPRTFILLALANISFIIFTIFVIPETKGISLEQIEKNLMNGKSLRNLGK; from the coding sequence ATGTTAAAACTTTTCACACCAAATATAAATCCAATAGTACCTTTAGTATGGATAAGTTGTAGTATAGTAGCTTTAGTAGGTATTTTATTTGGTATGGATATAGGGGTAATTTCTGGTGTATTACCTTTTATAACAAAAGAATTTCATTTATCTACTAATATGGCTGGATGGATAGTAGGTTCCATGATGGGAGGAGCATCTATAGGTGCTTTAGCTAATGGTATTATTTCAAAACATGTAGGTAGAAAAAAATCATTATTACTTAGTTCAATATTATTTTTAATTGGGGCTGTAATAGCTATATTTTCCAAATATACTATAATTTTAATAATGGCTCGTATAATACTTGGATTAGCTGTCGGCTCGGCATCTTTTACAGCACCATTATTTTTAGCTGAACTTACTCCCAAAAGTATTAGAGGAATGACAATATCTTTATATCAATTGATGGTTAATATAGGCATACTAATAGCTTTTTTATCAAACCTTATTTTTAGTTATTTTCAAAGTTGGAGAAGTATGTTTGGAATATTAATTGTTCCTTCAATAAGTTTATTTTGTGGCATATTAATAATTCCTGATAGTCCTCGATGGTTAGCTTCTACAAATAAAACCAATGAAGCAATCAAAATATTAAAAAAATTAAGATATTCTAATTTGGAAGTTAATACAGAAATAAAAGAAATTGTTAATAGTATTAAATATAAAAATAATTTTTTTGGATGGCATTTATTTAAACAAAATATTAATTTTCGTAGATCGGTCATGTTAGGAATTATTTTACAACTTATACAACAATTTACAGGTATGAATGTTATGATGTATTTTTCTCCTAAAATTTTTGAAGTTTCTGGGATAATCGAAACTAACAATCAATTCTTAAGTACTTGCATTATAGGTTTATTAAATGTATTAGCAACAATAATAGCTATGATATCAGTAGATAAACTTGGTAGAAAACCTATGTTATATATAGGTTTCACTATTATGGCAATAGGAATGTCAATATTAAGTATAGGTACATTACAATTTATCCAATGGTTATCTATAATTTCATTATTAATCTTTGTTGCTGGTTTTGCTATGGCAGCTGGCCCTATAATTTGGATTATATGTGCGGAAATACAACCTTTATATGGACGAGATTTTGGAATTAGTTGTTCAACCATCGCTAATTGGTTAGCTAATATGTTATTTGGAACTTTCTTTTTAACTATACTTAGTAACTTAGGTGGACCAAGAACTTTTATTTTATTAGCTTTAGCTAATATATCTTTTATCATATTTACAATATTTGTAATTCCGGAAACAAAAGGCATTTCCTTAGAACAAATAGAAAAAAATTTAATGAATGGAAAATCGTTACGTAATTTAGGAAAATAA
- a CDS encoding cation:dicarboxylate symporter family transporter: protein MKIIQSKNLALNIIIGLFLGIITGLILHQNNIINSWVILHFLQPCGEIFIRLIKMIVIPIIISSLIIGISGIEDTKKLSRIGLKTILYFEIVTTLAIIVGLIAANIFQPGYGINMSKLSNNIDISQYKNITNIAQGASHTNIINIIVNLIPSNIFKSFVKGDILSIIFFSVLFSLGLSGIHINNKQNLITIIKTISETMFNITNIIMRYSPIGVYSLISITVANFGFLSLIPLIKLVFLVYFTIIFFIFIILGSIAWYFGFNIIILLRIIKNELLLAFTTSSSETVLLKLMSKMENYGAPKNICNFVIPTGYSFNLDGSTLYQSIAALFIAQLYGINLTLFTQITLILTLMITSKGIAGIPGVSFVVLLATLGSIGIPIEGIAFIAGVDRILDMARTVLNVIGNALAVLIISKWENQYDTNKGLHYFKSKKYKVQ, encoded by the coding sequence ATGAAAATCATTCAATCTAAAAATTTAGCTTTAAATATAATCATAGGTTTATTTTTAGGAATAATTACTGGATTAATATTACATCAAAATAATATTATTAACTCCTGGGTTATATTACATTTTTTACAACCCTGCGGAGAAATATTTATTCGATTAATAAAAATGATAGTAATACCAATTATAATTTCTTCGTTAATCATTGGTATTTCTGGTATAGAGGATACAAAAAAGTTAAGTAGAATTGGTCTTAAAACTATTTTATATTTCGAAATTGTTACAACTTTAGCAATAATTGTAGGATTAATAGCCGCTAATATATTTCAACCTGGTTATGGAATCAATATGTCTAAATTAAGTAATAATATTGATATATCACAATATAAAAATATTACTAATATTGCTCAAGGTGCTTCACATACAAATATAATAAATATTATAGTTAATTTAATACCCTCTAATATATTTAAATCTTTTGTCAAGGGAGATATATTATCTATTATATTTTTTTCTGTACTTTTTAGCTTAGGTTTATCAGGAATTCATATCAACAATAAACAAAATCTAATAACGATAATTAAAACTATATCGGAAACTATGTTTAATATAACAAATATTATTATGCGTTATTCACCTATCGGTGTTTATTCTTTAATATCTATTACTGTAGCAAATTTTGGTTTTTTATCATTAATACCCTTAATTAAATTAGTATTTTTAGTATATTTCACAATAATATTTTTTATATTTATAATCCTAGGCAGTATTGCTTGGTACTTTGGTTTTAATATAATAATATTATTACGTATTATTAAAAATGAATTATTATTAGCTTTTACTACTTCTAGTTCCGAAACCGTATTATTAAAATTAATGTCTAAAATGGAAAATTATGGGGCTCCAAAAAATATTTGTAATTTTGTAATTCCTACTGGATATTCATTTAATTTAGATGGTTCTACTTTATATCAAAGCATAGCAGCTTTGTTTATCGCACAACTTTATGGAATAAATTTAACTTTATTTACACAAATTACTTTAATATTAACTTTAATGATTACATCAAAAGGTATAGCAGGTATACCTGGGGTATCGTTTGTAGTTTTACTAGCTACCTTAGGTAGTATAGGGATCCCTATCGAAGGAATAGCTTTTATAGCTGGTGTAGATAGAATATTAGATATGGCAAGAACTGTATTAAATGTTATTGGTAATGCTCTAGCTGTACTAATAATTTCCAAATGGGAAAATCAATATGATACAAATAAAGGTTTACATTATTTTAAAAGTAAAAAATATAAGGTACAATAA
- the rplM gene encoding 50S ribosomal protein L13 translates to MKTFNVKEKDIKREWYIINAYKQTLGRLSTKIVYFLLGKNKVIYNNYLNVGDNIIIINAAQIKITGKKLIKKNYYYHTGYPGGLRKIRLLDMMKNNPEQIIKKAVKGMLPKTSLGRLISKKLKIYKGKQHPHIAQKPLELLI, encoded by the coding sequence ATGAAAACTTTTAATGTTAAGGAAAAGGATATAAAAAGAGAATGGTATATAATAAATGCATATAAACAAACTTTAGGAAGGTTATCTACTAAAATAGTTTATTTTTTATTAGGTAAGAATAAAGTGATTTATAATAATTATTTAAATGTAGGAGATAATATTATTATTATTAATGCAGCTCAAATAAAAATAACGGGCAAAAAATTGATCAAAAAAAATTATTATTATCATACAGGATATCCTGGTGGGTTGCGTAAAATTAGATTATTAGATATGATGAAAAACAATCCAGAACAAATAATAAAAAAAGCAGTTAAAGGTATGTTGCCAAAAACTTCATTAGGTAGATTGATTAGTAAAAAACTTAAAATCTATAAAGGAAAACAACATCCACATATTGCTCAAAAACCTTTAGAATTATTAATTTAA
- the gatB gene encoding Asp-tRNA(Asn)/Glu-tRNA(Gln) amidotransferase subunit GatB: MLNKWETIIGIETHIQLSTQSKLFSNSSTTFCFYPNKQICNLDIGMPGVLPRLNKTAIDMAIRFGLIINTKIYNTSIFERKNYFYPDLPKGYQISQRHKPILGSGKITIYLNKNTTLYIDHINLEEDAGKLLHKKTHSAIDFNRSGIPLLEIITKPCILNYNEVLIYLNYINKIVKYINISDADLSKGSMRCDINISIRNKGNKKLNNYIELKNLNSYKYIKSAILYETKRQINLLNKGGKIIKETRLYNFKKNKTYTLRKKENTNDYLYLNCPDLLELNLNKTCILTQNNSLPDLPHMKIKNFLNLGLSFKEAKLLTNTLEIAIFVEKTFQICKDIHLTSIWIRCYLFEKLKVYYLNITQNPIKATFLGKLLFYIKHNLINHNIAKIIFNQLWKTNLNNIETEINKLKKEQINDNNLLKMINLTLKYNILKIILYNKSTLKKKKQILNFLIGQVIKKSKTKANPKHIKFLIKKLI; the protein is encoded by the coding sequence ATGTTAAATAAATGGGAAACTATTATTGGTATTGAAACTCATATACAATTATCCACACAATCTAAATTATTTTCTAATTCGTCAACAACATTTTGTTTTTATCCTAATAAACAAATTTGTAATTTGGATATCGGTATGCCAGGTGTCTTACCAAGATTAAATAAAACTGCTATAGATATGGCTATTCGTTTTGGTTTAATTATAAATACTAAAATTTATAATACATCTATTTTTGAAAGAAAAAATTATTTTTATCCTGATTTACCTAAAGGATATCAAATTAGTCAAAGACACAAACCAATTTTAGGATCTGGAAAAATTACAATATATTTAAACAAAAATACAACTTTGTATATAGATCATATAAATTTAGAAGAAGATGCCGGTAAATTATTACATAAGAAAACTCATAGTGCAATTGATTTTAATCGCTCAGGTATACCTTTATTAGAAATAATAACAAAACCTTGTATATTAAATTACAATGAAGTGTTAATTTATTTAAATTATATTAATAAGATAGTCAAATATATAAATATATCTGATGCCGATTTATCAAAAGGTTCAATGCGTTGTGATATAAATATATCTATCAGAAACAAAGGAAATAAAAAACTTAATAATTATATTGAACTCAAAAATTTAAACTCTTATAAATATATTAAAAGTGCAATTTTGTATGAAACTAAAAGACAAATAAACCTTTTAAATAAAGGTGGTAAAATAATTAAAGAAACTCGTTTATATAATTTCAAAAAAAATAAAACTTATACTTTAAGAAAAAAAGAAAATACAAATGATTATTTATATTTAAATTGTCCTGATTTATTAGAATTAAATTTAAACAAAACATGTATATTAACACAAAACAATTCTCTACCTGACTTACCTCATATGAAAATAAAAAATTTTCTAAACTTAGGATTATCATTTAAAGAAGCTAAATTATTAACTAATACTTTAGAAATAGCAATTTTTGTTGAAAAAACTTTTCAGATTTGTAAGGATATTCATTTAACTTCTATATGGATCAGATGTTATCTTTTTGAAAAATTAAAAGTTTATTATTTAAATATAACACAAAACCCAATAAAAGCTACTTTCTTAGGTAAATTATTATTTTATATAAAACACAATCTTATAAATCATAATATTGCTAAAATAATTTTTAATCAATTATGGAAAACCAATCTAAATAATATAGAAACCGAAATTAATAAATTAAAAAAAGAACAAATAAATGATAATAACTTATTAAAAATGATAAATTTAACATTAAAATACAATATATTAAAAATCATATTATATAACAAATCCACGTTGAAAAAAAAGAAACAAATATTAAATTTTTTAATAGGTCAGGTCATAAAAAAATCAAAAACTAAAGCAAATCCAAAACACATTAAGTTTTTAATAAAAAAATTAATATGA